In Massilia sp. METH4, the genomic window TGTGGCAATACGCCTTCGAGCAGCGCGCTTCCGACATCCACCTCGAACCGAAGCGCGACATCGGCAATATCCGCTTCCGCATCGACGGCGTGCTGCACCAGGTGTACCAGGTGCCGGCCGTGGTGATGATCGCGATGACGGCGCGCATCAAGCTGCTGGGACGCATGGACGTGATCGAGAAGCGCCGGCCGCAGGATGGCCGCATCAAGACGCGCACCGACGGCGGCCAGGAAATCGAACTGCGGCTCTCGACCTTGCCGACGGCGTTCGGCGAAAAACTCGTGATGCGCATCTTCGATCCCGAGGTCGTCGTGAAGACGCTGCCGGAACTGGGCTTCCCGCCGGACGACGCGGCGCGCTGGGATGCGCTCACGAAGCGGGCGCACGGCATCATCCTCGTCACCGGCCCCACCGGCTCGGGCAAGACCACCACGCTGTACACCACGCTCAAGGCACTGGCCACGTCGGAAGTGAATGTATGCACCGTCGAGGATCCGATCGAGATGGTGGAGCCCTCGTTCAACCAGATGCAGGTGCAGCCGGGCATCGACCTGTCGTTTGCCGACGGCGTGCGCGCGCTGATGCGGCAGGACCCGGACATCATCATGGTCGGCGAGATCCGCGACCTGGCCACCGCCGAGATGGCGATCCAGGCCGCCCTGACCGGCCACCTGGTGCTGTCGACGCTGCACACGAACGATGCGCCATCGGCCGTGATGCGCTTGCTGGAACTGGGCGTGCCGCACTACCTGCTGGAGGCGACGGTCATCGGCATCATGGCCCAGCGCCTGGTGCGCACGCTGTGCACCGAGTGCAAGACGCCGGACGGCGACCTGCCGGACGAGATCTGGCAAGGCATCGGCGGCCCCTGGGACCTGCCGAAGCCGGCGCAGGTGTATCGCCCGGTCGGTTGCCCGGAGTGCCGGCAGACGGGCTTCCGCGGCCGCACGGGCATCTACGAGCTGCTCACCGTGAGCGCCGCGTTCAACGAGCTGGTGCAGGAAGAAACCGACATTGCCGCGCTGCGCCGCCAGGCGGTGGCCGACGGCATGAAGCCGCTGCGCCTGGCGGGCGCCTGGAAAGTGATCGAGGGCGCCACCACGGCCGAGGAAGTGCTGAAGGCGACGGCGTCATTCTCGTGATCGGCTGCCTTGCCCTGCCCCTTCGCCAACTTTCCGTTCGAAGGACTTGGCAGAGCGGAATGAGCTGTATATAATGTGGCCTCTTTCGGGTCGTTAGCTCAGTTGGTAGAGCAGCGGACTTTTAATCCGTTGGTCGCAGGTTCGAGCCCCGCACGGCCTACCAGAATGAAACAGGGAAGCCAACCGTTCGCGGTTGGCTTTTTTGTTTTTTATCTTCAGCATGCAATACTAGGACATCGATAACGATTTTCGGAGAGTATTGCCATGCACGTCACGCTCGAATCCGTATCATCGCCCGAATCTAAGCGCCTGATCATCGACGGCACACTCTTCCCTATTTCGTGGGGCAGCGAGTCGCGCGGGGAAAGGATTACTGGCGGCATTGAGGATGACAACAG contains:
- a CDS encoding GspE/PulE family protein: MAKALDLQQIFSWLLADGLVEKAAAKAYYTQAQGILRNTAGAMHPLCAVAHCKILSAQPPHRQLMLDVLTEWLARRTHLPLYRIDPLKVDFTRVADVMSASYAARFNILPVEITADTLTVATADPFSLEWEPEIAKVSRRQIRRVIANPLDIAQYTSQFFSLAKSIRDANKSTGQDLALRNNFEQLVEMGKSNRQVDANDQHVINIVDWLWQYAFEQRASDIHLEPKRDIGNIRFRIDGVLHQVYQVPAVVMIAMTARIKLLGRMDVIEKRRPQDGRIKTRTDGGQEIELRLSTLPTAFGEKLVMRIFDPEVVVKTLPELGFPPDDAARWDALTKRAHGIILVTGPTGSGKTTTLYTTLKALATSEVNVCTVEDPIEMVEPSFNQMQVQPGIDLSFADGVRALMRQDPDIIMVGEIRDLATAEMAIQAALTGHLVLSTLHTNDAPSAVMRLLELGVPHYLLEATVIGIMAQRLVRTLCTECKTPDGDLPDEIWQGIGGPWDLPKPAQVYRPVGCPECRQTGFRGRTGIYELLTVSAAFNELVQEETDIAALRRQAVADGMKPLRLAGAWKVIEGATTAEEVLKATASFS